The following proteins are co-located in the Eleginops maclovinus isolate JMC-PN-2008 ecotype Puerto Natales chromosome 23, JC_Emac_rtc_rv5, whole genome shotgun sequence genome:
- the LOC134860044 gene encoding complexin-2 has protein sequence MDFVMKQALGGATKDMGKMLGGEEEKDPDAAKKEEERQEALRQQEDERKAKHTRMEAEREKVRQTIRDKYGLKKKEEKEAEEKAAMEQACEGSLTRPKKAIPRGCGDDDEEDEESILDTVLKFLPGPLQDMFKK, from the exons GGGCCACCAAAGACATGGGTAAGATGCTCGgcggggaggaggagaaagatcCGGACGCAGCCAAGAAGGAGGAGGAACGGCAGGAGGCGCTGAGGCAGCAGGAGGATGAAAGGAAGGCCAAACACACCCGCATGGAGGCCGAGAGGGAAAAAGTACGGCAGACCATCAGGGACAAG taCGGgctgaagaagaaggaggagaaggaggcgGAGGAGAAGGCGGCCATGGAGCAGGCCTGTGAGGGGTCGCTGACTCGCCCCAAGAAGGCGATCCCGCGGGGGTGCGGAGACGACGACGAAGAGGACGAGGAGAGCATCCTCGACACCGTCCTCAAGTTTCTGCCCGGACCTCTCCAGGACATGTTCAagaagtaa